One window from the genome of Anomalospiza imberbis isolate Cuckoo-Finch-1a 21T00152 chromosome 13, ASM3175350v1, whole genome shotgun sequence encodes:
- the TP53BP1 gene encoding TP53-binding protein 1 gives MAAAGSAAGLGDGRAGGVGPGRAPQPVASGMERGRSSQLDPGFSQQDTPLLIVEDSQPQGAEADAERAWLGVLARRLPARRSPSPVLDIVRGPAGSRAPRERLAEPMESPARPSASGPRGCEAEESAAPDRESSALGKAGKRSEGDVEDCASSPCVEDTGMSQLHFGVLELSQSQDFESDLVPSEGDAGHPPHSGPAVLSSRLVKNESKYELCADNIETDSSTEAYTALESQAEKSERTLQEAEKHTRRKMPVSGASKTEESLGSGYEESDILSTQEEMFPENHATATAGSGCPITQVEDGSSLACTPARSLQVLQLSGQAFLVQEGNSTVSSGLVTPPPPPVSFGPNALVPSSPTEQGKAEDEQMAVSIPADGRELMQKQRGDMLVEMALPCVPLRPLVQPQASTPVSQSAPTFFPGSLPIPSQPEFSHDIFVPTQSPEKKHEGEEKTAGLTPLYLPGDLSGSADALSKMSTDDSVSQPPESCKLMLSASACSQPMNTDVSSGSLNTGQDSETTQVERISECKASDSRLCSVENDKIKLKVNAGDQAPSENCEKAKKEDVETAGMPVGQCVSAGVAGDGPLASTVHRETECISGSQAAADQSGLPEILSYAQETSKPEAVPETQCEEQEEKLQVKEKQIKEDRSLVNITLSHSFILEGEGQGHEETEVKNSCKNSKNVAQELEKVGPECQGKEAAKGCTFDAGVAKNMDKLSTNVAKLNEVLAKPSVGELLERCDLLPKLKSDVQSEVALCAKNHPDCSELGQVMIISNQPSLQESGFETRMVQHENPIPKNMEDTVTTKNLEQEELMQPQEKATSKSPSPSSGTPFHFTLPKEGDVIRSLTSITPPLTGHLKMGPRRHSTPIVDDTCPDSTIATSDVTAEGTMGTNNVTVESAVVSADVSEVYEKGESGVVPESDAKLSLRMNLVTPVNDGSEESLPFSLEKPAASDGKDGSSAAAEAAASSQKASSVFNRVCEVRREDEARGHGLSTSPFRGDLFILPGTQEDAELHTNPSDWQYQQQKADSSGGQSLNAQRMQQDCHQQSSGAEDGESMETDVVSTRAEDGRRMQRKQSKAIQIDQSQERWENIKNKGIQTTADCLFTPTTVTTATQTSEEICRQVEMGTSMSVQKPGQQDVNIQTDESGEKLVNTSADDTDSLRSQGEEEFHLLHPPKGQVQRRHMRTIREVRTVVTRVITDVYYINGAEVERKVVEETEEPVVECQECETDMSPSRTAGGSSLTSGDLGDVSSFSSKASSLHRTSSGGSSGHSATHSSSSSGQGNGAVKGKVRGTETGEFALPIGRGILGKLSPRKGAGQPASPLRVSQTGALRCEEEEDCMPGTRQAGRAPVTPRGRGRRGRPPSRTTGTRDLAGLPGMEDLSTTASPEKSFTRSVHLPDGGEKSGISGFCALRRSDSPEIPFQVVAGTSDCADSSTGSSFVGLRVVAKWSSNGFFYSGTITQDVGAGKYKLLFDDRYERDVLGKDILLCDPIPLETEVTALSEDDYFSAGVVKGHRKESGELYYCIEKEGQRKWYKRMAVILSQEQGNKLREQFGLGPYEPVTPLTKAADISLDNLVEGKRKRRSIFGSPSTSSSSTTPTRKGQESPRVPPVSLSGKRKLLASEDERSPAKRGRKSAMIKPGTVRGGEFVSTCAGVDAADPPVLEGDHGPLPQNKTLFLGYAFLLTMATPSDKLINHQKPSDGPTGSSEEEEDFLEMTPYDKHYIAQQLRAGAGYILEDFNETQCNAAYQCLLIADQHCRTQKYLLCLARGIPCVSHIWVHDSCHANQLQNYRNYLLPAGYSLQEQKLLEWHPRENLFHNLKVLLVSDQQENFLDLWSEILMTGGAASVKQHYSHAHNKDIALGVYDVVVTDFSCPAGVLKCAEALRLPVVSQEWVIQSLIAGERVGYKQHPKYKHDYVPH, from the exons TGCCCTTGGAAAGGCCGGGAAACGAAGTGAAGGTGATGTTGAGGACTGTGCTTCTTCGCCGTGTGTAGAAG ATACAGGCATGTCACAGCTCCATTTCGGAGTTCTAGAACTGTCGCAGAGCCAGGACTTTGAGAGTGACTTGGTGCCCAGTGAGGGAGATGCTGGGCATCCGCCCCACTCTGGACCCGCTGTCCTTTCTTCCAGACTTGTTAAGAATGAGTCTAAATATG AACTTTGTGCAGACAACATAGAAACTGACTCCAGCACAGAAGCATACACCGCTTTGGAAAGCCAGGCAGAGAAGTCTGAAAG AActctgcaggaagcagaaaagCATACCAGAAGGAAAATGCCTGTCAGTGGTGCCAGTAAAACTGAGGAATCCCTTGGCTCTGGTTATGAGGAGTCAGATATCTTGTCAACTCAGGAAGAGATGTTTCCCGAGAATCATGCAACAG CCACTGCAGGGAGTGGCTGTCCAATAACCCAGGTGGAAGATGGAAGTTCTCTGGCGTGCACCCCTGCCCGCAGTCTGCAAGTCCTGCAGCTCTCTGGACAGGCATTCCTTGTACAGGAGGGTAATTCCAC TGTCTCTTCAGGCCTAGttactcctcctcctcctcctgtttcCTTTGGACCCAATGCCCTTGTCCCCAGCAGTCCTACTGAACAGGGGAAAGCAGAAG ATGAACAGATGGCTGTATCTATCCCTGCAGATGGAAGAGAACTGATGCAAAAGCAGAGAGGAGATATGCTGGTGGAGATGGCCCTCCCTTGCGTCCCTCTAAGACCGCTTGTTCAGCCACAGGCTTCAACTCCAGTGTCCCAGAGTGCCCCAACTTTCTTTCCCGGGTCTTTACCTATACCATCACAACCAGAGTTCTCTCAT GATATCTTTGTTCCAACTCAGAGTCCAGAGAAGAAGcatgaaggagaagaaaaaactgCTGGTTTAACCCCTTTATACTTACCAGGAGATCTCTCTGGATCCGCAGATGCTTTGTCAAAGATGTCTACAGATGACTCTGTGTCACAGCCTCCTGAGTCCTGTAAACTGATGCTCTCTGCAAGTGCATGTAGCCAGCCCATGAATACAGATGTCAGTTCAGGCTCTCTGAACACAGGCCAAGACAGTGAGACCACACAGGTAGAGAGGATTTCTGAATGCAAGGCCTCAGACTCAAGACTCTGTTCTGTGGAGAAtgataaaataaaactaaaagtGAATGCAGGTGATCAAGCACCCTCTGAAAActgtgaaaaagcaaaaaaggagGATGTAGAGACTGCAGGAATGCCTGTAGGACAGTGTGTTAGTGCAGGTGTTGCAGGAGATGGGCCATTAGCCTCTACAGTTCATCGGGAGACTGAGTGTATTTCTGGAAGTCAGGCTGCTGCAGATCAGTCTGGTCTGCCTGAGATTTTGTCATATGCTCAAGAGACTTCCAAACCTGAGGCAGTTCCTGAGACTCAGtgtgaagaacaagaagaaaaactgCAAGTAAAAGAGAAGCAAATAAAGGAAGATAGGTCTCTTGTTAATATAACACTTTCTCATAGCTTTATTCTTGAAGGGGAAGGACAGGGTCATGAAGAAACAGAAGTGAAGAATTCTtgtaaaaatagcaaaaatgtAGCCCAGGAATTAGAAAAGGTTGGACCAGAATGTCAGGGAAAAGAAGCTGCGAAAGGTTGTACTTTTGACGCTGGGGTGGCAAAGAACATGGATAAACTGTCTACTAACGTGGCAAAGCTTAATGAAGTTTTAGCTAAGCCTTCTGTAGGGGAGTTACTGGAGCGGTGCGATTTGCTTCCAAAGTTAAAGAGCGATGTCCAATCAGAAGTGGCATTGTGTGCCAAAAACCATCCCGATTGTTCAGAATTGGGGCAGGTAATGATAATAAGCAATCAGCCATCACTTCAAGAGAGCGGGTTTGAAACACGCATGGTTCAGCATGAGAATCCCATACCGAAGAATATGGAGGATACTGTTACGACAAAGAATCTGGAGCAAGAAGAGCTAATGCAACCACAGGAGAAGGCAACTTCTAAATCCCCCAGTCCTTCCAGTG GAACCCCATTTCATTTTACTTTGCCGAAGGAGGGTGATGTCATTCGGTCCTTAACTAGCATAACACCACCTCTTACTGGCCATCTCAAAATGGGACCCAGGAGACACAGCACACCAATTG tggATGATACTTGCCCAGACAGCACTATAGCAACCAGTGATGTTACAGCAGAGGGCACAATGGGGACCAACAATGTCACTGTGGAAAGTGCAGTGGTATCAGCAGATGTGTCAGAAGTGTATGAGAAAGGAGAGTCTGGTGTGGTTCCTGAGTCGGATGCAAAACTTTCTCTGCGAATGAACCTTGTTACCCCTGTGAATGATGGGAGTGAGGAGTCCTTGCCATTCAGCTTGGAAA agcctgcagccagtgACGGGAAAGATGgatcctctgctgctgctgaggctgctgctaG CTCCCAGAAAGCATCATCTGTGTTCAATCGTGTCTGTGAAGTTCGTCGAGAGGATGAGGCCAGAGGTCATGGTCTTTCCACTTCTCCGTTTAG GGGGGATCTGTTCATTCTTCCTGGCACTCAAGAAGATGCTGAATTACATACCAATCCCAGTGATTGGCAGTACCAGCAACAGAAGGCAGACAGCAGTGGTGGACAGAGCCTGAATGCTCAGAGGATGCAGCAGGACTGCCATCAACAGTCTTCTGGTGCAGAGGATGGAGAGTCTATGGAGACTGATGTTGTAAGCACTCGGGCAGAAGATGGGAGAAGaatgcagagaaaacaaagtaaGGCTATTCAAATTGATCAAAGTCAAGAGAGGTGGGAAAACATCAAGAATAAAGGGATCCAAACTACAGCAGACTGTCTTTTTACGCCAACAACTGTTACAACAGCAACACAAACATCAGAAGAAATCTGTAGACAGGTGGAAATGGGAACCAGTATGTCTGTGCAAAAACCTGGGCAACAAGATGTGAACATCCAAACCGACGAGAGTGGGGAAAAGCTTGTCAACACCTCTGCAGATGACACGGACTCTTTGCGCAGTCAG GGAGAGGAGGAATTTCACCTTCTTCACCCACCCAAGGGCCAAGTTCAGCGTCGCCACATGCGAACCATTCGAGAAGTGCGCACTGTTGTTACGCGTGTCATAACAGATGTTTACTACATCAATGGTGCAGAGGTGGAACGAAAGGTAGTTGAG gaaaCTGAGGAGCCTGTAGTCGAGTGCCAGGAATGTGAGACTGACATGTCCCCCTCTAGAACTGCAGGAGGCTCATCGCTGACCTCAGGGGACCTTGGTGATGTCAGCTCTTTCTCATCTAAGGCCTCAAGTCTCCACCGTACATCCAGTGGAGGAAGCAGTGGTCACTCTGCCacgcacagcagcagcagctcagggcagggaaATGGAGCTGTAAAAGGGAAAGTGCGTGGGACAGAAACCGGAGAATTTGCTTTACCCATTGGCAGAGGCATCTTAGGAAAATTGAG CCCTAGGAAAGGAGCTGGGCAGCCTGCATCACCACTCAGAGTTAGCCAGACAGGAGCACTGCgttgtgaggaagaggaggactgTATGCCTGGCACTCGTCAGGCTGGCAGGGCACCAGTGACACCTCGCGGACGAGGAAGAAGAGGACGCCCACCATCTCGAACAACAGGAACAAG agaTTTAGCTGGACTGCCAGGTATGGAAGATCTCTCAACAACAGCATCACCTGAGAAATCATTTACTCGTTCCGTTCACCTGCCAGATGGAGGAGAGAAATCTGGCATTTCTGGCTTCTGTGCCTTACGTCGTAGTGACTCTCCAGAAATCCCATTTCAAGTGGTGGCTGGTACTTCGGACTGTGCAGACTCATCCACTGGGAGCAGCTTTGTGGGCCTCAGGGTTGTAGCAAAGTGGTCCTCAAATGGGTTCTTTTATTCGGGGACAATTACCCAAGATGTTGGAGCAGGAAAGTACAAGCTGCTCTTTGATGACAGATATGAGCGTGATGTGCTAGGAAAAGATATTTTGCTCTGTGATCCTATCCCACTGGAGACAGAGGTGACCGCACTCTCTGAGGATGACTACTTCAGTGCAG GTGTGGTGAAGGGACACCGGAAGGAGTCTGGAGAGCTATACTACTGCATTGAAAAGGAAGGCCAGAGGAAGTGGTACAAACGAATGGCTGTTATCCTATCTCAGGAGCAAGGAAATAAGCTGCGGGAGCAGTTTGGGCTAGGTCCTTATGAGCCTGTCACCCCCCTGACCAAAGCAGCTGACATCAGTCTTG ATAACCTGGTGGAGGGGAAGAGGAAGCGACGTAGTATCTTTGGTTCtcccagcacttccagcagcagcacaactCCCACTCGTAAAGGGCAGGAGAGTCCACGTGTCCCACCAGTCTCGCTGTCTGGGAAAAGGAAGCTTCTTGCTTCTGAAGATGAACGATCCCCAGCTAAACGTGGCCGCAAGTCAGCAATGATAAAGCCTG GCACTGTGAGAGGTGGAGAGTTTGTAAGCACCTGTGCAGGTGTAGATGCTGCAGATCCCCCAGTACTGGAGGGTGACCATGGACCCTTGCCCCAAAATAAGACCCTCTTTTTGGGCTATGCCTTTCTTCTCACCATGGCAACACCAAGTGACAAATTGATCAATCACCAGAAGCCATCAGATGGTCCCACTGGGAGCAgcgaggaagaagaag ATTTTTTAGAGATGACTCCGTATGATAAACATTACATAGCACAACAGCTGCGAGCAGGAGCTGGCTATATCCTAGAAGACTTCAATGAAACCCAG TGCAATGCGGCATACCAGTGTCTTTTAATTGCGGACCAGCATTGTCGAACTCAGAAATACTTGCTGTGCCTTGCCAGAGGGATCCCTTGTGTGTCTCATATCTGGGTCCATGATAGCTGTCATGCTAACCAGCTTCAAAATTATCGGAATTACCTTTTGCCAGCTGGATATAGCCTTCAGGAGCAAAAATTGCTAGAATG gcaccCACGAGAAAACCTGTTCCATAACCTGAAGGTTCTCCTGGTGTCAGACCAGCAAGAGAACTTCCTGGATTTGTGGTCTGAAATTCTCATGACAGGGGGAGCAGCATCTGTTAAACAGCATTATTCACATGCTCACAACAAAG ATATTGCTTTGGGTGTTTATGATGTGGTGGTGACTGATTTTTCCTGCCCAGCTGGTGTCTTGAAGTGTGCAGAAGCTTTACGGCTGCCTGTTGTCTCGCAAGAGTGGGTGATCCAGAGTCTTATTGCTGGGGAGAGAGTAGGCTACAAGCAGCATCCAAAATATAAACATGACTATGTCCCTCACTGA